The following is a genomic window from Platichthys flesus chromosome 13, fPlaFle2.1, whole genome shotgun sequence.
TTTTTTGCTTTATCTTTTTTATAGCATTGTTCTTATTGCTGAGCTGACCGGTTCTCTTGTCCAactctttttattttgctgttcCCCtgacaatgacaataaaacctGAAACTTCGAAAAAAGTTTAATGTTGAGATGTCGTCCGCCTTCAAGCACAAACTGTAAGAATGACAAATTGTTGTATAAAGTTTGTCAAAGTCTCAGAGTTTTAACTGATTTGTTTCCCAGGCCTCCTCATATGTGACCTTTGCACTGTAGACGTTATACACTTCCTTGCTCTCCATGTTGAATGGTCCACGATGACATCACCTCTGCAGGGTTGCCTTGACAACCGGTGAGCCCAGGATTCCCctccttggacggatggagacccccccccaacacacacgcacaagcacacacacctgtttaAGTACTCAGACTTTGGAGAGAAGGTTTCACAGGCTGAGGCTGTTAAagatagccccccccccaacacacacacacacacacacacacacacccccctcaGGCCTCAGTGAAACAGTGACAATACTCTGTGAAACACAACAGGATGAATCATCAACAGATTTCTTAAAATACAAGATACAGCtctttaattataataaaatcacTACATGTGGtaataaatgttcaaataaaatCTCTTGCCTCAAAGATGAACACAAGAGGACAGCACTGAACtgctaaaaaatgtaagttttgTCTTTCAAGCTGGTACAGAAGGACAGACAACTcgaaaacataatgcctctgtCCGCTGGCTGTCGCCACTGTGGAGGCATGGAAAAATCCTTAAAAGGTGACGGAGATATATCACCTCACTATTGTTCATGGTGACCCCCACTGTCAGCATGTCAAGTTTCAGAAGATTTTATTGTCGAATttttgagaaaattaaaggcaAAGTTGTCAAGTCTAAAGAAGTCATACTTGAGTCCAAGTTAaaatttgtaccaaatttgaggCAATTCCCTGAAGGCATTATTAGATATTGCGTTCACAGGAGTGAGACGGACTTAAGGACAGCACGAAAACCATAAAGCCTCCGGCAAACTGCAGTCACCAGCGCGGAGGCATACGAATCTGACAAGGTGCTCTGATGCATTTTCCATCCCCCTTAAGAAAACCAATGAGCTGCAAAGCATATACATGGATTTTTGAATTACCTTGCATTAGCCTCACTAAAGAAGAATTATAAATTTTTACTACAGCCATAGTGACttggttgatttatttattttatgcatCTAAATAAAAGAAGTTGGGTAAATAGAGACAAATGGTTTTATTACATAGTGTATCTGTACAGTTACATGATTGGTCCTTTAACTTAATTCACTTATATGTCCTGATACTTACAAAGCCTAAATCTGCATgtgaaaaaaaagcaacactCAAAAATACACGAGAACATTAAATACAGTTTGAGCCTGTTTTCACTGGCCTGTAGTTTTACTGTCAAACACCAGAGTGCAGAATAGAGCTGTTTTGACTGTCTCGGCCCTGACGTCTGTCACTACTGAGCAACTCATTTCAGATTACAGATTCTCAGAATACAGAGGTTGATCAGATGTAGAATTCTtggtcttcttcttcgtctgcTTCTTCCACCGGTGCACTAATAACGCTGCAACTGTCAGACTGGTTTATGGACACGTCGCACAGGGACGGGGCGGCACTTGTGGTCACACTGGGGCTATGGGGATACGACCACAGCAGGGTGGAGGGAGTGCTGTAGGTGGGGAGGCTGTATGGAGTCCGGCCTAGTGTGGCTGACTTGTAGGTGGTGTTCTCAGGGATGCCAGGAGAAAGGGAGGGTCCGATGTCTTCGGGTGGAGCAGATGACGGCCTACAAGTCTGTGGCAGGTTGGATTTGATGTACGCAGACACCACTGTGAAGTCCACACTGTTACCTGCATTGACTTGGTCCCCCGTGTCCACGTCTGTCTCCTCTGCACCAATCAGAGCGTCAACGTTGAGTCGGAAGGGCGGAATGAGGGAGGACCTCCGGTTCAGGGAGTGGCTCCTGTGGTGGGGGCTGGAGGAGGGCCCAGGAGAGGATGAGGTGGAGCGAGAGCTGCCGGAGCCAAGGTtaggcagagagaagagggagccTGAGCGGTGGCCCCTCCACTCGGTCCTCCAGCTGTCCTGGTGGTGACAGACGGGCCACTGCTCCGGCTCATCTGGCTCCTCGCAGGCCTGCGCATGGGAGCACTGGGAGGTCTGGTGGTGGTGGACTCTAGGATGGGATGAACCCCGATGATGATACCGACGGTTCCTTTGGGAGACGCCGGTGCGGTTGAAGGTGGAAGGAGCCGAGGCCGATTCAGCGACGGTGGACGATATGTGGCAGTGTTCTTGTCTGTGTTTAGCACTTTGCACCTGATTAGGAAACAAAAGGGAAACCAGGAGGTTATGaactaaatgtatatttgaacTTGACTAATATGAGTCATATTAATGAGTGGTTTAACCAGAGACATTAAAGCAGCTCATTTATACCTTCATggaaatctgtgcaaaaatctgtagtttttgcgtgatcctgctgacaaacaaacaaacaaacacacagaatcgGAACAATAACCTAACCAGTAAGAAGAATTCTATCTAGAACCTTTATTATCTCGTTGAAGCTTATTTTTATGAGTATTACACATGAATCCCCTCCGCAGGATAGTGGGGAAATTCAATGTTTCCCTCACTTGCATCTTTTCCTTGCAACCTAGGTCCTCCTCTGATGATACAAGAAGTCCCGATACCAGGAATTAAACTTTGTCTCAGGCGATATCTGCCTCTGACAAAGTCCCCACAGATGTGTATTTAAATGCCTTCCTCATATAATGGTTGTAAAGTTTGTCCCTGCTTATGTTTTACTCCCTATTCGAAGATGAATGCAGAAATAAGAGCTTTGAGACTCCCTTCAAGATGGAGCGCTGGAACAATTTACCCGACCAAAGGAGGAAGGGATCAAATAACGGAACTGAGATGTTGCCAGGGTTTTCCTGAAGAGTTCCTCAAAGTTTTTCCTTACACCATACAACGAAATCCCTCGTTCTAAACCTTTCCCGACATACTGGCACATTTCTCCGTTAATCACGTGCTTGAATTTTCCATTATTGAACTTTTGAAATAGCAGGTATATAAGATTATTCTGCTTTTGGACCACAGCATCACTTCATTCTTAGCTCTGTCTGTGTAGTTGAATATGAGGTCACAGGGGAAACAATGAAAAGACCATTAAAGGTtaagtgtgtagagtttagtgacatctagtggtgtaGTTTCATGTTGCAGTTGAACACCCCTCATCTCActctccccttccaaacatgaaagagaacccgTAGTAGCCTTCAGTTGTAATAAAAGCCGaaaaagtgtttagtttgtccagtcggGGCTTCCgtaaacactctctctctgtagagaggacctgctcaaGATGCCCATTATAGGGTAAAAAAATCAACAATTCGTCCAATTTGAATgaaacactagtgaaaacatcatcaatttATGTTAAATGTCTGCCAATAGATCACTTTCATCtccacactggacctttaaactCCCTCTGTGGACTTTCAGGCAACAAGGCTGCACACTCTAGGGGAACCCCACGGTTTAAAGGAAAACCCCCACATGCCCCCTGTTCTCAGCCCGACCACTTCATGAATCACAGCGCAACAGCTGGAGAAGTCATTATTGTCCAGAGGAGCCCAGAGTATATCGCACCTTCATTTATGCGCCAAAGTATCACAGACCCCCAGTTCTGACATAAACGTGAACATTTTCGTTTACAACATgcgaggcagcagcagcggttCTGATTTCACGGCTCCTCATGTTGGGTTCTGCTccgtgttttctttctctgtgcattgaaaaaaaaagatgctgaTAGTTTATCCATGTTTTCTGTCCTAACGTCTGCTCTGTCGTATGACTCTAAGACCAAACAATACAAGCAGCGGCATTAACTTTCCACACACCAGCCTCGAGGCAATTATTTCCAAGTGGTTCGGGGTTGGAGGGGAGTTTTCAATTTTCCATATGTTCAGATTCAACAACAATAAATGTCCTGGAAACAAAACGTTAAGTGTccagagaagagctgaagcgTGATTTACCAGATCCTCCTAACGGACTGAAGTCAGAGAACAACTGGTGTCTGCGTTTCTTATATTAacaagtacttgaaaataaaccTCACATACATTATTTGAGCAATTCACTGTGTATAATGTAGAATTTGCtacttttctctgtttgatgTGGGACGGCTGTGGCTCAGAAGGTAGAGCGGGCCATCCACCAACCAGTCAACTGGTGGTTTAATGCCCGGCTCCTCAAGTTCGAATGCCAaattgtccttgggcaagatactgaatcaaAATTGGTTCAAATTGAACCAAAATTTCTCCTGGCAACTGTGCCAGCAGTGTGATAGATGAAACACTAGAAGTGTTGTATTAATGTGCGTTAATGGACgaatgtgacttgtactgtaaagtgcttacaCATATACAGCTCATCCATCCATTTCTACAAATATGCAGATATAAATAAACCTTACAAAATATGCATCCGCTGTATGTGTAAAACTCTTTTACCAATTCTTAAGATTAAGAACGTAAataagttttgtgtttgtgtttgtgtgttctctttCCCTGCTCTACATCTCACAGGTGGTTCTTCTCTTCTGTCCAATCTGTTTCAGTTCTCTCCTTTGCAGAACACTTACTTGCATTTATCTTACTCTCActcttttcttcacttttctcttctatcacttttctttcctctgaacCACGATGTGTTCATATGGCTGCATACCTATCTGTCCCAtacaggaaggaggaggcggtgttgttgttgttgttgcagaggGTGTGATTTAAaggagtttctgtgtgtgtgtgtgtttgtggttatCCCAGAGAGGCTGCAGATCCACTGCACATTCGTTATTTACTAAAACTCTTTCTGTGCGTGTTTCCTGTGAAAGCCTCTTTCTGCTAATACGACGTGACAGGATCTTTCCAGTTTTCTGTGAGGACGACGTGCTGCAAGGCTGgcaaggagctgcagcagggggTCCTGGGTAATGAGGTTGCTGACATGGTGATCAGACCCTTACCCTTGTAAGCTTTAGTTATCTTGGGATAAGCCAGGTCAGCCGGAGATCTGACCCCAGTGAGGCAAAAAAAGTAGAACCGAACATTAATCCTCAACTAGTAGTATTAGTATAAGTTGAATATTTGATTTGTAGGTCAGCAGAATATTCATCTGAAATTATCTCAGATTTATCTATATGATGTTCCCGATCATTGATCAGTTGTTgaaaaatgcacacaaacatttaaaattgtcTAATGTGTGACCATCCAGAATCTAAATTTGTGAAGTTTACAGGCAGATAA
Proteins encoded in this region:
- the LOC133967377 gene encoding protein FAM124A isoform X2 — protein: MTAWIQEPKPEGELSMGELQDPFLVSVHLIADPGQGKFLQRAADAVLAWVHPELQLFRVSERASVSQRPWPKHHQKCDQATACQPTIAVIVFLQEAYGGEEQILMLHRALQRPPWRYHHTEKVSNGQRMLPLSPCSQDFFTLSPGTPLWAVRQVHYGKEIVRFTVYCRYENYVDMVRLYKLLLQRRVAQKKEDFCFFVVYSNPDMEIQLSFKRLPRGQPLVVLESAVMEVRVRDVGVLVPLLPHPCSPISEVRWQTEDYDGNKILLQVQSAKHRQEHCHISSTVAESASAPSTFNRTGVSQRNRRYHHRGSSHPRVHHHQTSQCSHAQACEEPDEPEQWPVCHHQDSWRTEWRGHRSGSLFSLPNLGSGSSRSTSSSPGPSSSPHHRSHSLNRRSSLIPPFRLNVDALIGAEETDVDTGDQVNAGNSVDFTVVSAYIKSNLPQTCRPSSAPPEDIGPSLSPGIPENTTYKSATLGRTPYSLPTYSTPSTLLWSYPHSPSVTTSAAPSLCDVSINQSDSCSVISAPVEEADEEEDQEFYI